Proteins encoded together in one Rubripirellula reticaptiva window:
- a CDS encoding response regulator: MSKKILIVDDHAIIRMGLKLMLEGTDLEIVAEATNAAEALAAVEKSVPDVVLMDIRMEGGDGLNALGRLKLDHPDLPIVLFSAYDNPTYIARAVALGASGYILKSATRERLIESLNTAVAGESAWTREELRRVTGALATPRLSQDIEVPLTQRESEVLRQMALGLTNKEIAKMLGISYETVKEHVQHILRKIGVSDRTQAAVWAVRKNLV, translated from the coding sequence ATGAGCAAGAAGATTTTGATTGTTGATGATCACGCGATCATCCGAATGGGCCTTAAGCTGATGCTGGAAGGGACTGACTTGGAGATCGTCGCTGAAGCGACGAACGCGGCCGAGGCTTTGGCTGCGGTTGAAAAGTCGGTTCCCGACGTTGTATTGATGGACATTCGAATGGAAGGTGGCGATGGGCTTAACGCTCTGGGACGCCTGAAACTTGATCATCCTGATCTGCCAATTGTTCTGTTTTCGGCCTACGACAACCCGACTTACATTGCTCGAGCGGTTGCGTTGGGGGCATCGGGCTACATTCTTAAATCGGCGACTCGCGAACGTTTGATTGAGTCACTCAACACCGCCGTCGCAGGCGAATCGGCCTGGACTCGCGAAGAGCTTCGCCGGGTCACGGGGGCTCTTGCGACGCCACGACTTAGCCAGGACATCGAAGTTCCGCTAACCCAGCGTGAAAGCGAAGTTCTGCGTCAAATGGCTCTGGGGCTGACGAACAAAGAGATCGCAAAGATGCTCGGTATCAGCTACGAAACGGTCAAGGAGCATGTGCAGCACATCCTTCGCAAGATCGGTGTCAGCGATCGCACACAAGCCGCGGTATGGGCTGTTCGCAAGAACTTGGTCTAG
- a CDS encoding phosphoesterase: protein MSGKEEHILVIPASVIDSIGTIAGFEPDLDRFLKPILASDQLTFHPRSTMETDPSFKQLIPYVLLQWTDADGVVHLFTYTRGGGSGEKRLHAKRSVGIGGHISEEDAAGGADPYTTGMHRELAEEIQLESGYDETQEGLIYDPSNDVGKVHVGVVHRFVLKTPDVKSNEADLADGGFVSVETLKSERDGLETWSQLAIDALYR, encoded by the coding sequence TTGTCGGGCAAAGAAGAACACATCCTGGTCATTCCTGCTTCCGTCATCGACTCCATCGGCACGATCGCCGGGTTTGAGCCCGATTTGGATCGGTTTTTGAAGCCGATTTTGGCCAGTGACCAGTTGACGTTTCATCCTCGTAGCACCATGGAAACGGACCCTTCGTTCAAGCAACTGATCCCCTACGTGTTGCTGCAATGGACAGACGCCGACGGAGTCGTTCACTTGTTTACCTACACGCGTGGCGGTGGATCAGGCGAGAAACGCTTGCATGCGAAGCGCAGCGTCGGCATCGGCGGCCACATCAGCGAAGAAGACGCAGCCGGTGGTGCGGATCCCTACACAACGGGAATGCACCGAGAATTGGCGGAGGAAATCCAACTAGAATCAGGCTACGATGAAACTCAGGAAGGCCTGATCTATGATCCATCGAACGACGTCGGCAAAGTTCATGTTGGGGTCGTTCATCGGTTTGTTTTGAAAACGCCCGATGTGAAAAGCAACGAAGCTGATCTAGCCGACGGCGGATTTGTTTCCGTCGAAACGTTGAAGTCCGAGCGTGACGGGCTGGAAACGTGGAGTCAGTTGGCGATCGACGCTCTTTACCGTTAG
- the hydA gene encoding dihydropyrimidinase has translation MNLLIKNGRIITADQDYVADILVDGETIVRIEPSIAAENDVEVIDAAGKYVFPGFIDPHVHVYLPFMGTCAKDTYDSASRAALVGGTTTLIEMCCPARDDEPIDAYQLWKSKAVGVSACDFSFHMGVTRFDSTVKDQLRQIAEDGIQSFKVFLAYKGAFSVTDSELFQVCRLAKELGVIVTAHCENAELVASLQSELVASGNLGPEYHEPSRPVEVEAEGVHHFCTFLEMTGASGYIVHTSCQPAVEAAQKFQARGVDVAIETVIPHLVLDKTYAERPDFEGAKYVMSPPLRDVSHQAFLWNAIESDVIATVATDHAPFDFVIQKEMGKPPESDFTKIPNGIPSVEHRATLLYTHGVLTGRITLQQFVRLVSTNAAKLFGMYPTKGTLQVGSDADLVIWDPEYRGTISAETHLMNTDYDGFEGFEIAGRPAVVLCRGQVSARDGQFTGTLGHGRFVARKSRNQASES, from the coding sequence TTGAATCTTCTGATCAAGAATGGTCGCATCATCACTGCCGACCAAGACTATGTGGCTGATATTCTGGTTGATGGTGAAACGATTGTTCGAATCGAACCATCGATTGCAGCGGAGAATGATGTTGAAGTGATCGACGCTGCGGGGAAGTATGTGTTCCCAGGTTTCATCGATCCGCACGTCCATGTCTACCTGCCGTTCATGGGAACCTGTGCAAAAGACACGTACGATTCGGCGAGCCGTGCCGCGTTGGTCGGTGGCACGACAACGTTGATCGAAATGTGCTGTCCAGCTCGCGACGATGAACCCATCGATGCTTATCAGTTATGGAAGAGCAAAGCCGTCGGAGTTTCGGCCTGTGATTTTTCGTTTCACATGGGTGTGACGCGATTCGATTCGACGGTCAAAGATCAGCTTCGCCAGATCGCCGAAGATGGCATTCAGTCGTTCAAGGTGTTTCTGGCGTATAAAGGAGCCTTCAGCGTCACGGATTCTGAACTGTTTCAAGTCTGCCGATTGGCAAAAGAATTGGGTGTTATCGTAACGGCCCACTGTGAAAACGCAGAGTTGGTTGCTTCGTTGCAATCCGAGTTGGTGGCCAGCGGAAACCTTGGTCCGGAATACCACGAACCCTCACGCCCGGTCGAAGTCGAAGCCGAGGGCGTGCATCATTTTTGCACGTTCTTGGAAATGACCGGAGCGAGCGGATATATCGTTCACACGTCGTGCCAGCCGGCCGTTGAGGCGGCTCAGAAGTTTCAGGCTCGTGGGGTGGATGTTGCGATTGAGACGGTGATTCCGCATTTGGTTCTGGATAAAACTTACGCTGAGCGACCGGATTTCGAAGGGGCAAAGTACGTCATGAGTCCGCCGCTTCGTGACGTTTCCCATCAAGCGTTTTTGTGGAATGCGATCGAGTCGGATGTGATTGCCACGGTCGCGACCGATCACGCGCCGTTTGACTTTGTCATTCAAAAAGAAATGGGCAAACCGCCGGAATCGGACTTCACAAAGATCCCCAACGGTATCCCGTCGGTCGAACACCGGGCAACGCTGCTTTACACGCATGGAGTCTTGACGGGACGGATCACGTTGCAGCAATTCGTGCGACTGGTATCCACCAACGCAGCCAAGCTTTTCGGTATGTATCCGACCAAAGGAACTTTGCAGGTTGGCAGCGACGCCGATCTGGTCATCTGGGATCCCGAGTACCGTGGCACGATCAGTGCGGAAACTCACTTGATGAATACGGATTACGACGGATTCGAAGGCTTTGAAATCGCTGGTCGGCCGGCGGTTGTTTTGTGTCGTGGACAAGTCAGTGCCCGGGACGGACAGTTCACCGGAACGTTAGGGCATGGCCGATTCGTGGCTCGTAAATCCAGGAATCAAGCGTCTGAGTCGTAA
- a CDS encoding DUF3592 domain-containing protein, with translation MQRTVGLCFFGIFAIAGLFLGGITLRGLAEWFGGLHWQSVPATAEMLEVDEHRDSDGASYRLKCRYRYQFGARDFISERVSFFEMGSSSDKYPRQLYRELSQANQAGSMTCLVNPSNPSEAVLDGRIQSGSLGFALLFLVTHGSVGIAGLGYLSAAAPPKVVRGRWRLVSKHAGTRRAWLWILILHLVSFATAVTIAMVGIGAGQWGAIVSMVLAAISAVFIFFGWRYAFVTQRRVGTLWLPSDIDDTMGLKVAGGLASGVPSDAVDLEVRWAIPPSDKMQTGAENKDLPSETVSLKLGSCRVEGELIEFAVPELPKPARLSTQASATQAQVTQQATPSGILLEVIGTIGGRGYRDSFDVDGDAFDRIHAT, from the coding sequence ATGCAGCGCACTGTCGGATTGTGTTTCTTTGGCATCTTTGCGATCGCCGGATTGTTTTTGGGGGGAATCACCTTGCGAGGGCTCGCTGAGTGGTTCGGCGGTCTGCACTGGCAATCGGTTCCGGCGACTGCCGAGATGTTGGAGGTGGACGAGCATCGAGATTCTGACGGGGCGTCCTATCGGCTCAAGTGCCGGTATCGGTACCAGTTTGGTGCCCGAGACTTTATTAGCGAACGAGTCAGCTTTTTCGAAATGGGATCCAGTAGCGATAAGTATCCGCGTCAACTGTATCGCGAATTGTCGCAAGCCAACCAAGCCGGTTCAATGACGTGCCTGGTCAACCCTAGCAATCCGTCGGAAGCCGTTTTGGATGGTCGGATTCAATCGGGAAGCCTTGGGTTCGCGCTGTTGTTTTTGGTGACGCATGGCAGTGTCGGTATTGCTGGGCTCGGTTATTTATCGGCCGCCGCACCGCCCAAAGTCGTTCGAGGGCGATGGCGATTGGTGTCCAAGCATGCTGGAACGCGGCGCGCGTGGCTGTGGATATTGATCCTGCATCTGGTTTCGTTTGCCACCGCCGTGACGATTGCCATGGTCGGCATCGGTGCGGGTCAGTGGGGGGCGATCGTGTCGATGGTCTTGGCGGCGATTTCCGCAGTCTTCATTTTCTTCGGCTGGCGATACGCCTTTGTGACCCAGCGGAGAGTGGGAACGCTGTGGTTGCCAAGCGATATCGACGACACGATGGGATTGAAGGTTGCGGGTGGATTGGCGTCGGGAGTACCGTCTGATGCCGTTGATTTGGAAGTTCGCTGGGCCATTCCACCAAGTGACAAGATGCAAACGGGAGCCGAGAACAAGGATTTGCCGAGCGAAACGGTGAGCTTGAAATTAGGTTCCTGCCGAGTGGAAGGAGAGCTGATTGAGTTTGCTGTTCCTGAATTGCCGAAACCTGCTCGGCTGTCGACGCAAGCATCGGCAACGCAAGCACAGGTGACTCAGCAAGCGACGCCGTCAGGGATACTGCTTGAGGTGATCGGCACGATTGGTGGTCGTGGTTACCGGGATTCGTTTGACGTCGATGGCGACGCATTCGATCGGATTCACGCGACTTGA
- a CDS encoding cysteine desulfurase family protein — MTGWKRGVSWRSTLFTVSPPLMIYLDNHSTTICDPLVVEAMLPWLTQDYGNPHSGHRAGVAAADAIDRSTKSVAKLIGASPETMVFTSGATEANNLAIRGVCLHPRQKRRHIVTVATEHPAVLDVCEDLKRDGFRVTVVPVIPAGSPKAGVVDLDRLADAIDDDTVIVSVMAANNEVGAIAPLYEIAELAHRHGALFHCDATQVIGRIPINIAAADIDLVSGSAHKFYGPKGIGLLVVGGGNRRVRLRPEIVGGGQQRGLRSGTMAPAMVVGLTRALEICSQSMESDRASVLAMRDRFWNRLRGGIEGVELNGPSLDGSERLVGNLNLRLASVEGETWMAAAPDVAFSTGSACSNVDPMPSHVLIAMGLSESEARRSARFGIGRFNTMVQIDRAADALIGAIDRLKKLI, encoded by the coding sequence GTGACGGGCTGGAAACGTGGAGTCAGTTGGCGATCGACGCTCTTTACCGTTAGTCCACCGCTGATGATTTATCTGGACAATCATTCGACAACGATCTGCGATCCTCTGGTCGTCGAGGCAATGCTGCCATGGCTGACCCAAGACTATGGAAATCCGCACAGCGGTCATCGTGCGGGTGTTGCTGCCGCGGATGCGATCGATCGTTCGACGAAATCGGTCGCTAAGCTCATTGGTGCCTCGCCGGAAACGATGGTATTCACCAGCGGTGCGACCGAGGCAAATAACTTGGCGATCCGTGGCGTGTGTCTGCACCCGCGTCAAAAACGGCGGCACATCGTGACCGTGGCGACCGAGCATCCAGCCGTCTTGGATGTATGCGAAGATTTGAAACGCGACGGATTCCGCGTCACGGTGGTCCCTGTGATCCCGGCGGGGTCGCCGAAGGCGGGCGTGGTGGATCTGGATCGATTGGCCGATGCAATTGACGATGACACCGTGATCGTTTCAGTGATGGCAGCCAACAACGAAGTCGGCGCGATCGCGCCGCTTTATGAAATCGCCGAATTGGCTCACCGGCATGGTGCTCTCTTTCACTGTGATGCAACGCAGGTGATCGGGCGGATACCGATCAACATTGCCGCGGCCGACATCGACTTGGTTAGCGGGTCGGCGCACAAGTTTTACGGTCCCAAAGGGATCGGATTGTTGGTCGTTGGCGGCGGCAATCGGCGAGTTCGGCTGCGTCCCGAAATTGTGGGTGGTGGGCAACAGCGGGGACTGCGTAGCGGCACGATGGCTCCGGCGATGGTAGTCGGATTGACGCGTGCTCTCGAGATTTGCAGTCAATCTATGGAATCCGATCGAGCCAGCGTGCTTGCTATGCGGGATCGTTTTTGGAATCGCCTTCGCGGCGGAATCGAGGGTGTTGAACTGAATGGACCGAGTCTCGATGGTAGCGAACGGTTGGTGGGAAACCTGAATTTGCGGCTTGCCTCGGTTGAGGGCGAAACCTGGATGGCGGCGGCCCCGGATGTTGCGTTCAGTACTGGATCGGCGTGCAGCAACGTCGATCCAATGCCCAGTCATGTGTTGATAGCAATGGGGCTGAGCGAATCTGAGGCTCGTCGCAGTGCGCGGTTCGGGATCGGTCGTTTCAATACAATGGTCCAGATCGATCGGGCGGCGGATGCTTTGATTGGTGCGATCGATCGGTTGAAAAAACTGATTTAG